From Chitinivibrionia bacterium, one genomic window encodes:
- a CDS encoding Ig-like domain-containing protein: MKILFVFALSFFLISCANRVFPTGGEGDKTPPTIAEVFPQNQSLNVPQNVRIAVQFSEWVMPRSVESGVIISPNTPFSVRVRGRNAEIKPKTPLLPNTTYHLSFLGDISDFSGNNLLATQNIIFSTGDFIDTSFIAGRIFFEATDGVFPKVGLFFEERVAQGDSVLLSTPDYITQADSLGNFRFDNILESNYRVIGFMDRQGLNRIVPRQPVFIGVEKIVSTQTFQELFPATSDTAQNRILSATAISPTVVLVNSKEKNYSEIKVFNESDGENLEIKEVKQLESSDFSMAIFLSDSLQNRLYTLSTQSLRIFVNDGDTIYRDTIRFNGTTLDDTLRLAKLDSLLCKMSDDCRGKTSFAQNDASDADDTNEHGGQGERFFAPTETALPPPPSAISPRLSWDFMGELPENPLWELKSGTNVFRTTENFLVNIPAGEYRIWLIGDRNQNGEHDTGTLFPFMAGEKRIAFPDVFVARERWETEYEFGAPPVVAENVDIEETEENIGEIEI, encoded by the coding sequence ATGAAAATTCTTTTTGTTTTCGCGCTCTCTTTTTTCTTGATTTCTTGCGCAAATCGCGTGTTTCCCACAGGCGGCGAGGGCGACAAAACCCCGCCGACTATAGCCGAAGTTTTCCCGCAAAACCAATCTTTAAACGTTCCTCAAAACGTAAGAATTGCCGTGCAATTTTCGGAGTGGGTAATGCCGAGAAGCGTTGAAAGCGGGGTAATAATTTCGCCGAACACCCCATTTTCGGTAAGAGTGCGTGGAAGAAACGCTGAAATTAAACCCAAAACGCCGCTTTTGCCGAATACAACTTATCACCTATCGTTTTTAGGCGACATCAGCGATTTTTCGGGAAATAATTTGCTTGCAACCCAAAACATTATTTTTTCAACGGGCGATTTTATCGATACGTCTTTCATTGCAGGCAGAATATTTTTTGAAGCAACGGACGGCGTTTTTCCGAAAGTCGGACTGTTTTTTGAGGAGCGGGTGGCGCAGGGCGACAGCGTTTTGCTTTCAACCCCCGATTACATAACGCAAGCCGATTCGCTCGGAAATTTTCGTTTCGACAATATTTTGGAAAGCAACTACCGCGTAATCGGCTTTATGGACAGGCAAGGACTGAACAGAATAGTTCCGAGACAGCCCGTTTTTATAGGAGTGGAAAAGATTGTTTCTACACAAACATTTCAAGAATTATTTCCCGCAACGAGCGATACCGCGCAAAACCGAATTTTGAGCGCGACTGCAATTTCGCCGACGGTTGTACTTGTAAATTCCAAAGAAAAAAACTACTCCGAAATTAAGGTTTTTAACGAAAGCGACGGTGAAAATCTCGAAATAAAAGAAGTAAAACAGCTCGAAAGCAGTGATTTTTCGATGGCAATTTTTTTGTCGGACAGCTTACAAAATCGCCTATACACACTTTCGACTCAATCTCTGAGAATTTTTGTAAACGACGGAGATACCATATATCGCGATACCATCAGATTTAACGGCACAACGCTTGACGATACTCTGAGATTGGCAAAACTTGACAGTTTGCTATGTAAGATGTCGGACGATTGTAGGGGCAAAACATCTTTTGCCCAAAATGACGCATCGGACGCAGATGATACGAACGAACACGGGGGGCAGGGCGAAAGATTTTTCGCCCCTACAGAAACCGCGCTACCCCCACCACCATCTGCAATTAGTCCGCGCTTATCGTGGGACTTTATGGGCGAACTGCCCGAAAATCCGCTTTGGGAATTGAAAAGCGGAACGAACGTCTTTCGCACAACTGAAAATTTCTTAGTAAATATTCCCGCAGGAGAATACCGAATTTGGCTTATTGGCGACCGCAACCAAAACGGCGAACACGACACGGGAACGCTTTTCCCGTTTATGGCAGGCGAAAAGAGAATTGCATTCCCCGATGTTTTTGTCGCAAGAGAGAGATGGGAAACAGAGTACGAGTTTGGCGCACCGCCTGTTGTTGCAGAAAATGTCGATATTGAGGAAACAGAAGAAAACATCGGAGAAATTGAGATTTAA